In Erwinia sp. SLM-02, one genomic interval encodes:
- a CDS encoding LacI family DNA-binding transcriptional regulator: MSDSSKTSGFASATEVARLAGVSRSAVSRTFTPGSSVSAETRRKVLAAAEVLNYHVNHLARGLSKEASRPVCILGGNLASPYQSSLLEHLTRRLNKAGRAVMVINTDDGEASAKEALQQTLNYRSTATIVLSGKPPGSLIEICLQSGQQVILINRMGQYAGADTIDIDYSSTMKEAFDHLIAAGCRHLAVVSSSARSPSMVTRETGFMQAAADAGKDVSPIRPGSTSYQTGVIAARELLSQPTRPDGVFCVTDLIACGFIDAARHEFGLRIPEDLCVIGFDDIEQAGWLGYQLTTFSQPLAEMAEAACELLLSPDAEKPGSRVFDARLVKRKTLR, from the coding sequence ATGAGCGATAGCAGCAAGACGTCCGGATTTGCCAGCGCCACCGAGGTGGCGCGCCTGGCGGGCGTGTCGCGCTCGGCGGTATCGCGCACCTTTACCCCCGGCAGCAGCGTCTCGGCGGAAACACGGCGCAAGGTGCTCGCCGCCGCCGAGGTGCTGAACTACCACGTTAACCATCTGGCGCGCGGCCTGTCGAAGGAGGCCAGCCGCCCGGTGTGTATTCTCGGCGGTAATCTGGCGTCGCCGTATCAGTCCAGCCTGCTGGAGCACCTGACCCGCCGACTGAACAAGGCCGGACGGGCGGTGATGGTAATCAACACCGACGATGGCGAAGCGAGTGCCAAAGAGGCGCTGCAGCAGACGCTGAACTACCGCTCCACCGCCACCATCGTGCTGTCGGGCAAACCGCCCGGCTCGCTGATTGAGATCTGTCTGCAAAGCGGGCAGCAGGTGATCCTGATTAACCGCATGGGCCAGTATGCCGGCGCGGACACTATCGATATCGATTACAGTTCGACGATGAAAGAGGCTTTTGACCACCTGATCGCCGCCGGATGCCGGCATCTTGCCGTGGTTTCCTCCTCTGCACGTTCGCCCAGCATGGTAACCCGCGAAACCGGCTTTATGCAGGCCGCGGCCGACGCCGGAAAGGACGTTTCCCCGATCCGTCCCGGCAGTACCAGCTACCAGACCGGCGTAATTGCCGCGCGCGAGCTGCTGAGCCAGCCGACGCGCCCGGACGGCGTGTTCTGCGTGACCGATCTGATCGCCTGCGGCTTTATCGACGCCGCGCGCCACGAATTTGGCCTGCGCATTCCGGAAGATCTCTGCGTGATTGGCTTCGATGATATCGAACAGGCCGGCTGGCTGGGCTATCAGCTCACCACCTTCTCGCAGCCGCTTGCTGAGATGGCGGAAGCCGCCTGTGAACTGCTTTTATCACCGGATGCGGAGAAACCGGGAAGCCGGGTGTTTGATGCACGGCTGGTGAAGCGAAAAACACTGCGGTGA
- a CDS encoding inositol monophosphatase family protein, whose translation MTTIDIAQREAALKRIVTEAGDTALRFFHSRTAGEYELKGHQDILTEADTFVEALILQAIGEAFPDDSILGEESASQPASAESLWVVDPIDGTANFARGIAHFCVCIAWVHHGVTELGAIYNPSSRELYLARRGHYALKNDRPLRCTAITDTQRAAVELGWSARHSQRRYLEVMTSILNQGTSIRRGGSGALALAWVAEGRTDGYVEIHMNAWDCLAGMLLVREAGGRVGIAPETAEGIFNGLPVLAVAPGIASELSRASGIPLAEEEPQDTNDHTSGSEAAPAAGVTLENSESGAARASSIAQAADAAQPAVPHYPRPPISLIAEDFPGWGMDIYIGGSAGVSDTALLAEHDIGVVINCAVNLDIDWVNAPEAGAAAHLLPHGAGPVRYYKLGLIDGDGNAPEMLHAGYQLMRSALLQQIPEKASYRNRRRGNILVNCRGGRSRSVALVALFMHLECPARFPTLDAAIALIRDRRQLHPDEWFEAPKPSLTRLAERAILRERAIAAAEQRDER comes from the coding sequence TTGACCACGATCGATATTGCACAGCGCGAAGCGGCGCTCAAACGCATTGTTACCGAAGCCGGGGATACCGCCCTGCGCTTTTTCCACTCCAGGACGGCAGGGGAATACGAACTGAAGGGCCATCAGGATATCCTGACCGAGGCCGATACCTTCGTTGAGGCGCTGATCCTGCAGGCGATTGGCGAAGCCTTCCCCGACGACTCGATCCTCGGCGAAGAGTCCGCCAGCCAGCCCGCCAGCGCGGAGAGCCTGTGGGTGGTCGATCCGATTGACGGCACCGCCAACTTTGCCCGCGGCATCGCCCACTTCTGCGTCTGCATCGCCTGGGTTCACCACGGCGTGACCGAGCTGGGGGCAATTTATAACCCCTCAAGCCGGGAGCTGTATCTGGCGCGGCGTGGCCACTATGCGCTGAAAAATGACCGGCCTTTGCGCTGCACCGCCATTACCGACACGCAGCGCGCCGCCGTGGAACTGGGCTGGTCAGCCCGCCACAGCCAGCGGCGCTATCTGGAGGTGATGACGTCGATCCTGAATCAGGGCACCAGCATACGACGCGGCGGCTCCGGCGCGCTGGCGCTGGCGTGGGTGGCGGAAGGCCGCACCGACGGCTATGTGGAAATTCATATGAACGCCTGGGACTGCCTGGCTGGGATGCTGCTGGTGCGTGAAGCGGGCGGCCGAGTTGGCATCGCACCCGAGACGGCCGAAGGGATTTTCAACGGTCTGCCGGTGCTGGCCGTCGCGCCGGGAATTGCCAGCGAACTGTCCCGCGCATCCGGTATCCCGCTGGCGGAGGAGGAGCCGCAGGATACTAATGATCACACCAGTGGATCTGAGGCTGCGCCCGCCGCTGGCGTAACGTTGGAGAACAGTGAATCGGGCGCAGCCAGGGCATCATCCATCGCACAGGCGGCGGATGCAGCTCAACCGGCCGTGCCGCACTATCCCCGTCCGCCGATCAGCCTGATTGCGGAAGACTTCCCAGGCTGGGGGATGGATATCTATATCGGCGGTTCCGCCGGCGTGAGCGATACCGCGCTGCTGGCCGAACACGATATCGGCGTGGTGATTAACTGCGCGGTAAACCTCGACATTGACTGGGTTAACGCGCCGGAGGCCGGAGCCGCCGCGCATCTGCTCCCCCACGGTGCCGGACCGGTTCGCTACTACAAGCTGGGGCTGATTGACGGCGACGGCAACGCGCCGGAGATGCTGCACGCGGGCTATCAGCTGATGCGTTCGGCGCTGCTGCAGCAGATCCCGGAGAAAGCCTCCTACCGTAACCGCCGGCGCGGCAATATCCTGGTCAACTGTCGCGGGGGCCGCAGCCGCTCCGTGGCGTTAGTGGCGCTGTTTATGCACCTGGAGTGCCCGGCGCGCTTCCCGACGCTCGACGCCGCGATTGCGTTAATCCGCGACCGCCGCCAGCTCCACCCGGATGAATGGTTTGAAGCGCCGAAGCCGTCACTGACCCGGCTGGCGGAACGGGCCATTCTTCGCGAACGAGCCATCGCCGCAGCGGAACAGCGCGATGAGCGATAG
- a CDS encoding ABC transporter substrate-binding protein, with amino-acid sequence MKRNLTAAVVASALLSCSAFAQAETFDLQQLIAAAKQEQPITVYASTGKIVQQAKAFSEQYGLQANGVKADAPQIIEIISREAQAKNVRADVAIVEDAPAGMTQLLNKGYVQSWVPDDLKGSIPARYQDPLTVVLAPNVFAYNTTHHATCPVTNLWQLTEPAWRGRVAMQDPTSKPAYTDWFSQMETHYDQQMRDAYQQQFGKPLQTDEKSATAAFVKALAGNGVLLTHSDNDAASAIGAPDGKTDFVGLVSTAKFRDNKQGMKLGLCSGLKPFIGWNYPSLGVVATGSKSPNTAKLFIHYLLTAEGIAPQGVDGKMSSNPAVKLPADEASGIEKYRGELMEYLTATAKEDWKSRQDWQDIWSLNYKK; translated from the coding sequence ATGAAGCGCAATTTGACCGCCGCCGTTGTCGCCAGCGCCCTGCTGAGCTGCAGCGCCTTTGCTCAGGCTGAAACGTTCGATCTCCAGCAGCTGATCGCCGCCGCGAAGCAGGAGCAGCCGATTACCGTGTACGCCTCCACCGGCAAAATCGTCCAGCAGGCGAAAGCCTTCAGCGAGCAGTACGGGCTACAGGCTAACGGCGTTAAGGCCGATGCGCCGCAGATTATTGAGATTATCAGCCGGGAAGCGCAGGCGAAAAACGTGCGGGCCGATGTCGCCATCGTTGAAGATGCCCCGGCGGGAATGACGCAGTTGCTGAACAAAGGCTACGTGCAGAGCTGGGTGCCGGACGATCTCAAAGGCAGCATCCCCGCGCGCTATCAGGACCCGCTGACCGTGGTACTGGCCCCGAACGTCTTCGCCTATAACACCACCCATCACGCGACCTGCCCGGTCACCAATCTCTGGCAGCTGACCGAGCCGGCCTGGCGCGGCCGCGTGGCGATGCAGGATCCGACCAGCAAACCGGCCTATACCGACTGGTTCAGCCAGATGGAAACCCACTACGACCAGCAGATGCGCGATGCCTATCAGCAGCAGTTCGGCAAGCCGCTGCAAACCGACGAGAAGTCCGCCACCGCGGCCTTTGTGAAGGCGCTGGCGGGCAACGGCGTGCTGCTGACCCACTCCGATAACGATGCCGCCTCCGCCATCGGCGCGCCGGACGGTAAAACCGACTTCGTTGGCCTGGTGTCCACCGCCAAATTCCGCGACAACAAGCAGGGGATGAAGCTGGGCCTGTGCAGCGGCCTGAAGCCATTTATCGGCTGGAATTACCCGAGCCTCGGCGTGGTGGCGACGGGCAGCAAAAGCCCGAATACCGCGAAGCTGTTTATCCACTATCTGCTGACCGCCGAAGGTATCGCCCCGCAGGGCGTGGACGGCAAAATGTCCAGCAATCCGGCGGTGAAACTGCCTGCCGATGAGGCTTCCGGCATCGAAAAATATCGCGGCGAACTAATGGAATACCTGACCGCCACGGCGAAAGAGGACTGGAAAAGCCGCCAGGACTGGCAGGATATCTGGAGCCTGAACTACAAAAAATAA
- a CDS encoding ABC transporter permease — translation MSYQVETRHRPAAWPRIRHTLSIVSHEPANLLAALLLMLFSWIILAPVVSVLLNAVLVQSGDEGRTGATEGTVTAYYLLRTLTSRMSELLLWTPMLNTLAVALSTVVGAMVVGVSLAWLINRTDIAGRKWFATLLIVPFMLPSWTFALAWSTIFKNHTIGGQPGWLEAMGIQTPNWMAYGYFPIVAIMVLHYAPLVILIVGNALKRMDSQMEECARVLGASRRAIAFKIIIPLVRPALLSAALLIFADCIGEFALPYILGLPVHFDTLSTGLYRAIGTRQSGVAAVIATVIMLMGMLTLMLDMKMLREAKRFITVGGKGVMERRRSLGRWRIAAGSLPLLFVTLGVAIPLLTLFLSTIMILPGRFNADNFTLAYWIGHDLDTVALRSGILLTPEFWHTVGNTLLIVGSASVACGVLGLLVGYAVMRCHFRWMAACLRQLTFLPYLVPGIAFAAAFLSLFAVARGPVPALYGTPLILVLALIAEKMPYASRSGIAAMTQLGKEAEEAARIAGAGWFARIRRIVIPIQAAPLATGVLLPFISGIKGVSLFVILATPATDVLTTYSLRLIDYNYQQAANAVVLMIALISWAGTVMIQRITGTGLADGLEK, via the coding sequence GTGTCCTACCAAGTTGAAACCCGCCACCGCCCAGCCGCGTGGCCCAGGATCCGCCATACGCTGTCGATCGTCAGCCATGAACCCGCCAATCTGCTGGCCGCCCTGCTGCTGATGCTGTTCAGCTGGATTATCCTTGCCCCGGTGGTATCGGTACTGCTGAATGCGGTGCTGGTTCAGAGCGGCGATGAAGGCCGCACCGGCGCGACCGAAGGCACCGTCACCGCCTATTACCTGCTGCGCACGCTGACCTCGCGGATGTCCGAACTGCTGCTGTGGACGCCGATGCTCAATACGCTGGCGGTGGCCCTGAGCACCGTGGTGGGGGCGATGGTGGTGGGCGTTTCGCTGGCGTGGCTGATTAACCGCACCGATATCGCCGGCAGAAAGTGGTTTGCCACCCTGCTGATCGTGCCGTTTATGCTGCCTTCCTGGACCTTCGCGCTGGCGTGGAGCACCATTTTCAAAAACCACACCATCGGTGGACAGCCGGGCTGGCTGGAAGCCATGGGCATTCAGACGCCGAACTGGATGGCCTACGGTTACTTCCCCATCGTCGCCATTATGGTGCTGCACTACGCCCCGCTGGTGATCCTGATCGTCGGCAACGCGCTGAAGCGCATGGACAGCCAGATGGAAGAGTGCGCGCGGGTGCTGGGCGCATCCCGCAGGGCGATCGCCTTTAAAATCATTATTCCTCTGGTGCGCCCGGCGCTGCTTTCCGCCGCGCTGCTGATTTTTGCCGACTGCATCGGTGAGTTCGCGCTGCCGTATATCCTTGGCCTGCCGGTGCATTTCGATACGCTCTCCACCGGGCTGTATCGCGCTATCGGCACGCGCCAGTCCGGCGTGGCGGCGGTGATCGCCACGGTGATCATGCTGATGGGCATGCTGACCCTGATGCTGGATATGAAAATGCTGCGCGAGGCGAAACGCTTCATTACCGTCGGCGGCAAGGGCGTGATGGAACGCCGCCGCAGTCTGGGCCGCTGGCGCATCGCCGCCGGGAGTCTGCCGCTGCTGTTCGTGACGCTCGGCGTGGCGATCCCGCTGCTGACCCTGTTCCTGTCGACCATCATGATCCTGCCGGGGCGCTTTAACGCCGACAACTTCACCCTCGCCTACTGGATCGGCCATGACCTCGATACGGTGGCGCTGCGCAGCGGCATTCTGCTGACGCCGGAGTTCTGGCACACGGTGGGGAACACGCTGCTGATCGTCGGCTCGGCCTCCGTCGCCTGCGGCGTGCTGGGCCTGCTGGTCGGCTACGCGGTGATGCGCTGCCATTTTCGCTGGATGGCCGCCTGCCTGCGCCAGCTGACTTTCCTGCCTTATCTGGTGCCGGGCATCGCCTTCGCCGCCGCCTTCCTCTCGCTGTTTGCGGTAGCCCGAGGCCCGGTCCCGGCGCTGTACGGCACGCCGCTGATTCTGGTGCTGGCGCTGATTGCGGAAAAAATGCCCTACGCCAGCCGTTCCGGCATCGCCGCGATGACCCAGCTGGGTAAAGAAGCCGAAGAAGCGGCGCGCATTGCCGGAGCAGGCTGGTTCGCCCGTATTCGCCGCATCGTGATCCCGATTCAGGCCGCGCCGCTGGCTACCGGCGTGCTGCTGCCGTTTATCTCAGGGATTAAGGGCGTCAGCCTGTTCGTCATCCTCGCCACCCCGGCGACCGACGTGCTGACCACTTATTCGCTGCGCCTGATTGACTACAACTACCAGCAGGCGGCCAACGCCGTGGTGCTGATGATTGCGCTGATTTCATGGGCTGGCACGGTGATGATCCAGAGGATCACCGGTACCGGTCTGGCTGACGGACTGGAGAAATAA
- a CDS encoding ABC transporter ATP-binding protein — MPTIHLNNLTKTYPGSDAPAVNNINLTVKDGEFMCLLGPSGCGKTTILRMIAGIEHASGGEIRIGEKIVDSIAHGTWVPPEKRGIGLVFQSYALWPHMTVEQNVDFGLRLQKVPARERIARCQDVMEKLRIADYARRYPAQLSGGQQQRVALARMLAVNPGVLLLDEPLSNLDATLRLEMRAELRRLHETFGTTIVFVSHDQWEAMTLATTIAVMSAGHMQQVGTPDEIYATPANRFVAEFIGTPRLNMIPLNPAASPLARHLQQRFNLQDRTLHCGIRPEEIVLSEGAGNNGIAMTIDNIMPTGGSWVIELVAGDDRLFHSTQLRPRWQARQQVHCQLPTHSLHFFNSSGLRHDVYAR; from the coding sequence ATGCCGACAATTCATTTAAATAACCTTACCAAGACCTACCCCGGCAGCGATGCGCCGGCGGTGAATAACATTAACCTGACGGTGAAAGACGGCGAGTTTATGTGCCTGCTGGGGCCGTCCGGCTGCGGTAAAACCACCATCCTGCGGATGATCGCCGGGATCGAGCACGCCAGCGGCGGCGAAATCCGCATTGGCGAGAAGATCGTCGACTCCATTGCCCACGGCACCTGGGTGCCGCCGGAAAAGCGCGGCATTGGCCTGGTTTTCCAGAGCTATGCGCTGTGGCCACATATGACGGTGGAGCAGAACGTGGATTTCGGCCTGCGCCTGCAAAAGGTGCCCGCCCGCGAGCGCATTGCCCGCTGCCAGGACGTGATGGAAAAGCTGCGCATTGCCGACTACGCCAGACGCTATCCGGCCCAGCTTTCCGGCGGCCAGCAGCAGCGCGTGGCCCTGGCCCGCATGCTGGCGGTGAATCCCGGCGTGCTGCTGCTGGACGAGCCGCTCTCTAACCTCGATGCCACCCTGCGCCTCGAGATGCGCGCCGAGCTGCGCCGCCTGCATGAAACCTTCGGCACCACTATCGTCTTCGTCAGCCACGATCAGTGGGAGGCGATGACCCTCGCCACCACCATTGCGGTGATGAGCGCCGGGCATATGCAGCAGGTCGGCACCCCGGATGAGATCTACGCCACCCCGGCCAACCGCTTTGTCGCCGAATTTATCGGCACGCCGCGGCTGAATATGATCCCGCTGAACCCGGCGGCCAGCCCGCTGGCACGGCATCTTCAGCAGCGCTTTAACCTGCAGGATCGCACCCTGCACTGCGGCATTCGCCCGGAGGAGATCGTGCTCAGCGAAGGCGCCGGCAACAACGGCATCGCGATGACCATCGACAACATTATGCCCACCGGCGGCAGCTGGGTGATTGAACTGGTGGCCGGAGACGATCGCCTGTTCCACTCCACGCAGCTGCGTCCTCGCTGGCAGGCGCGCCAGCAGGTGCACTGCCAGCTCCCGACCCACTCCCTGCACTTCTTTAACAGCAGCGGGCTGCGTCACGACGTTTACGCACGTTAA